CAGTGGGTTAACCTGTTTCGTTCCTACTGAAATCGGTTTTGTTCCAAAAAGTTCGCAAATGTTCTCATAAAGTTCTTTACTTGCTGTTCGCAAAATGAGAACAAAGGGGCAACAAGAACGCGCCCAAGCGCAAACACAGCGAACTGACCGGAGGAACGATAATGATTGCACAGTTGAAAACGACCCTTCAAAATGCCCAATCCACCCTGCTGCAGGACGCGATTGGTGCGGGCGCCCTTGCGGTCATGCTGGTGGCGGCGCTGCACCTTCCGGGATCTTTCTAAGCCTGACACAATCCTGAATTTGATCTTGGCTCTTCATGGTGGTCGCACTGCATCCTGTCCCGAACCGATGAGGGGAACACCTGCCTGTACCCATCCCCGTCCGGCCTTGCCTGATTGCCGGAAAGCGTGACCCGTCCCGCATGAAGAACCAGAGTTGCCGCCACCATCTGCCCGGATGTGTGGCGGCTTTTTTTATTGCGTGAATATATAGTTGCGCGGGGTTTTCGTCTGTTTCGGGGATCCGTGTAATTGGGCTTCAGGTCGTAAAGGCCATCCGGAGCCCCCCCCAATGGCGACCGCCCACGGTAATGGGCGCCGACAGGTCCTTCATCATGACAAAGTCGCCGCCGCCCATGTCGCGCCGGTAAACCTGCATCAGGAAGGGACCTGTGTTGCGTCCGGCCTTGAGCCCGACGCGATCATCGAAAATCCGCCGGTTGCGGCAGTTGGCCATGTTCCAGTCAGGATCTGCGCTTTGCGGTTTGGAAAATTTCTTGTTGTGGGTCGGGAGGTATCCGTTGACGTCCACTGCTGCGGAAAAGACCACGCGTGGATCCAGATCCAGGGCGGCCTCCAGCAGCGGCGGCAGGACGCTGTCGGTGAACTTGGTGAAACGGGTCATGACCTGTGTCGGATTGGTGTTGGGGATTGGAACATAGGTCCGGTCGAACAGATCTGCCTGCGAAATCCGGCTGCTGGTCAGGCCCTCTTCGAATAGCCTGCCAATCTGGGCCGCCATGTCGGTGACAAATGCGATGAACATCTTGTCCCCGGATTGGCCGCCAAGAGCGACCGTGCCCTGAACAAGACGTTCAGAGGAAAGAATGAGATTTTCAACACGGTGGTGGGTCTTTTGAATGTCGGCAGTGGTGTCCTGAACAGAATGCTTGATCCGGTTGATGTTGGGAAAACACGCCTCCATCGCGTCGCGCACGGTCGTGGCATCGGTCAGAATCCGGCCGGTTTCGCTGTTCACGTTCTGGGCGTCTTTTTCAATGCCAGCCAGCGACGCGTCGGTGTCTCGGGCGCGGTCGAGGATTTGTTTGGCGGACTGGGACATCGTCTCAGTCTCTTCGTCCAGAGTCCGGATCCAGCTGTAAAGCGTTTCGATATTTGTGCTGATCTCCCGTGCCGCGCGTTGGGTGCGTTTGGACAGATCATTGATCGCCTCTGCAACGACCGCAAATCCCCGCCCGGCATCGCCTGCGCGCCCCGCTTCGATCTTGGCATTGATGGCCAGAATGTTCACCTGCGCCGCGATCGAAGTGATGATCTCGTTGTCCTTGCGCATAGCGTCGACGGTGTTGCTGACGTCCTCGGTCCGGCTGTTGAGATCCTGCACCCATTCGGCAACCTCCTGGCTGCGTCCGCTGCTTTCGCGGACGAGGGCTACGGACTCTCTGGCTGACTCCAGCGTTTTCTGGGTTGATAGAGAGACGGCCCCCACGGTCTCCATGACCTG
This genomic stretch from Phaeobacter gallaeciensis harbors:
- a CDS encoding methyl-accepting chemotaxis protein yields the protein MLQKQDTQAPSVADANLNDLAEISSQLGFEIVDIAGFLDTIESKSKTQLEDLDQLDRGAERVVRSNAQVMETVGAVSLSTQKTLESARESVALVRESSGRSQEVAEWVQDLNSRTEDVSNTVDAMRKDNEIITSIAAQVNILAINAKIEAGRAGDAGRGFAVVAEAINDLSKRTQRAAREISTNIETLYSWIRTLDEETETMSQSAKQILDRARDTDASLAGIEKDAQNVNSETGRILTDATTVRDAMEACFPNINRIKHSVQDTTADIQKTHHRVENLILSSERLVQGTVALGGQSGDKMFIAFVTDMAAQIGRLFEEGLTSSRISQADLFDRTYVPIPNTNPTQVMTRFTKFTDSVLPPLLEAALDLDPRVVFSAAVDVNGYLPTHNKKFSKPQSADPDWNMANCRNRRIFDDRVGLKAGRNTGPFLMQVYRRDMGGGDFVMMKDLSAPITVGGRHWGGLRMAFTT